The DNA window CGCGCACCTGGGTCAGTTCCACCACGCGAGCGGCGGCAGCGCTCACCGCCGCTTCGTCATCGCTGACCAGATCGGCGATCAGCACCATCTTGGGCAGTTCCCGCCGCGCCGACTTGGTGGCGTAATCCACCGCGCGCACGTAACGCTCGTCCAGATGCTCAAGACCGGCGATCTGGACGCCCGTTCGTGAGGCGATGTCATCCTTGATCTCGACGATCGCCGGCACGGCCAGCTCCAGATCGGTGCCGAAGAATTCCATACAGACGGTGCGCACATGCTCCGGCATGCGATGCAGGACAAAGCGCGCCGAGGTGATGAGACCGTCGCAGCCTTCCTTTTGCACGCCCGGCAGACCGGAGAGAAATTTGTCGGTCACGTCCTTGCCCAGACCGACCTTGCGGAAGGACGCCCCCGGAATCTCCAGCATCTCGGGCTCGCCTTTGGGCGTGATCCCGTCCGGCAGGAAGCGACTGACGCGAAAACGCGCCAGCGGTTGATCGTGGATCTTGCCTAGATTGTGATCCAGCCGTTCGACCTCCAGCCAGTCCGCGTCCGGCGTGACCATGCGCCAGGAGGCCAGATTGTCCAGCGCCGTGCCCCAGAGCACCGCCTTCTTGCCGCCCGCGTTCATGGCGATATTGCCGCCGATACAGGAAGCATCCTGCGAGGTGGGATCGACCGCGAAGGCCAGGCCGTGACGGTCGGCCAGATCCGAGACGCGCCGGGTCACCACGCCCGCCCCGCAGCGCACCGTGGGCACCGGTTCAGCCACGCCGGGCAGCGCAATGCGCTCGACGCCCGAGAGGTCTTCGAGCTTTTCGGTATTGATGACGGCGGTCAGCGGATGCAAGGGCACCGCCGAGCCGGTGTAGCCGGTGCCGCCGCCGCGCGGGATCAGGGTCAGACCGCAGTCGATGCAGGCGCGCACGATGGCCGCGATCTCGGTCTCGGTGTCTGGCGAGATGACCACGAAGGGCAGTTCGACGCGCCAGTCGGTCGCGTCGGTGGCATGCGAGACGCGCGCCAGTCCGCCGAAATCCAGATTGTCGCGCCGGGTGACGCCGGCGAGCGCCTTGCGCAGTCGGGTCCGCTGGCGCTGCTCCGACGCCAACCAGTCGCCGAAGCGATTCACGGCGGCCCTGGCCGCGGCCAGCAGCGCGGCCGCGCCCTGATTCGCGTTCAGCCGCGCCTCGAACTGGTCGAGCCGATGCGCGAGCGCCTGCAACAGCAAACGCCGACGCTGCGGATTGTCCAGCAGGTCATCCTGAAGATAGGGATTGCGGGTCACCACCCACAGATCGCCCAGCACCTCGAACAGCATCCGCGCCGAGCGACCGGTGCGGCGACTGCCGCGCAGTTCCTCGATCAGACGCCACATTGGCTCGCCAAGAAAGCGGATGACGATCTCGCGATCGGAAAAAGAGGTGTAGTTGTAGGGAATTTCGCGGATGCGGGGCTGGTGATCGGTCATCATGAAAGTCGGGCCGGTTCAGATTTTATTGCGCTGCACAAATGGTACTCCATGTTGGGCTTGCGCTCGCATCCAGTCGATCAGTTCCGGGAGCGGGAGCGGTCGGCAGATGAGATACCCCTGAATCAGATTGCAGCCCAGCGCGCTGAGCCGCTCCTTCTGCCCCGATCGCTCGACGCCCTCGGCGACGCTCTCGAGCCCCAAACCAGCGGCCAGCGCCAGGACTGCCGCAACGATCTGGGCGTCCCCCGGATCCTCCAGCATGTCCCGCACGAACGAGCGGTCGATCTTCAGGACATCCACATCGAAGCGTTTGAGATAGGTGAGCGAGGAATAGCCGGTGCCAAAATCGTCGATGGCGAGTCGAATCCCGCGGGATGCCAACTGGGTCGCATTGGATTGACAAACTTGATCGTCGAGCAGGGTGCTTTCCGTGATTTCCAGCTCCAGTTGACCAGGCGGCAGTGCGAATTCCAGCAGAACCCTGTCGATGAGATCCAAAAGATCCGCTTGCTGGAACTGCCGGGCGGACAGATTGACACAGACACGCAGCTCGCCGAATCCTTCCTCCTGCAAGGCTTTGAGCGAGCGGGTAGCCTCCCGAAGCACCCAATGCGTCAATTGCGCGATGAGACCGGTTTCCTCAAGCACGGCAATCAAGCGCTCGGTCGGTTTCGGGGTGTCGCCATCCGACCAACGCAGCAGCGCCTCGATCGCGATGAGTCTGCCATCGTCGGCCCGGACGAGGGGCTGAAAGTGCAGATTGAACTCCTCCCGCATGATCGCCCGGCGCAGACCATGTTCCAGCGATAGCCGTTCGCGTGCCGCCTCCTGCATCTCCTGAGTGAAGAAGCGAAAGGTTCCCGACCCCTGACCCTTGGCCGCGTACATCGCGGTATCCGCGTGCTTGATCAGGGTATCGATGCCGTCGGCGTCGTGGGGATAGATGGCAATGCCGATGCTGACCGAGACATCGAGCAGGCGCTCCTCGATCATGAAGGGATCGGCCAGGGCATTGATCATTTTCTCGGCAATCGCCTGGAGCGGATAATCGTTCATGACATCCTCGACGATCAGCGTGAACTCGTCGCCGCCCATGCGCGCCAGCGTGTCCGAGTCACGCACGACCCGACTCAATCGATCGGCGACCTGGCGCAGCAACTCGTCGCCGAAGTCATGACCCAGGGCGTCATTGATCTCCTTGAAACGATCGAGGTCGAGAAAGAAGAGCGCGATCTGGTGCTGCCCTCGCCTGGCCTTGCTGATCGCCTGCCGTAACCGATCGTAGAACAGGTGCCGGTTCGGCAGGCGCGTGAGATTGTCGTAGTTGGCGAGCAGCATGAGTTGCTCGCGCGCGCGCTCCTGCGCGTTCGCCATTTGGTTCAGGGAGCGCGCCAGAGCGCCGAGTTCGTCCTGAGGCCATTCCGGAAGTTTGTGCTCCAGATTGCCCGCGGCATATTGCTCGACCGCCCGGCTCATCTCGCGCAGGGGGCGTGATAGGGAGACGGATAGCTTGATGCCCAGCAGGAGGCTCAGGACAATCGCGACCAGGATACTGATCAGGGCAATCGCGAAGAAGCGGTTCGCGAAGCGATGCCAGGCATCCTCGACCCTGTCGCGCAGGTTGTCGAGCAGGGCCCGGCCGTGCGCATCGGAGATCAGGAGCCGCGCATAGCCGGCAATCTCCCGACCATAGCCAATACTGAAGTGCGCCAAGCGACCCGCGTCCGTCGTTTCGATGCGCACCTCGCCGGGCATCAAGTCATCGGGGAGCGGATAAAGACGTGCGTAGTCCCGATTCTCGATGGTTCCATCCGTGACGACGCGCCCCTCCGCGTCGAGGATAAGGACGGCTTCCGGTGCCAGCCATGCCTTGATCCGCTCGATCTCCTCGTTCAACGCGGTGATATCGAGCGTGTAGAGCGGATCGAACAGACGGTTGCCGAGGTAGCTGCCGCTGTCCTGCAACGCTTGACGATCATGAGCCGTCTGGATCGATGAAAACGATTCCGTCAGTTCCGTGCGCAGGTCATTGGTTCCCTCGAAGACGAAATAGCCGGCGAGCGCCAGCACGAATCCCATGGCCCCAAGCAGAATTGAGGCAATGAGCAGGGCGTACCGGGCGCCGAGTCCACGCAATGGAAACATCTAGTGAAACCGATCGGTCAGTCGGGCGCGAAGAGCGCGTTCGACCAATAGGCAAGATTCGCGCGATCCTCATCGGTCAGGTCTTCGAGTTTGGCGATCCGCTCGGCGGCATCCAGCGCGGCCTGTCCCAGTGGATCGCGATGCATGTCCGTGAGAACCTCAAGCACCGCGGTCTGGACCCAGGGTTCAAGCGATGTGACCACCGAGAACAGCCAGCGCAGGATTGGGCGGGTTCTGTCGATGATGCGCAAGTCGTCCCGAATGCTCGCGGGAACCCGCTCCCAGTCACCGTCGTTGAAGGCCCCAGCCTCCACGCGCCCAGCCCGCACCCAGTAGGCTTGATTGAGCTCGGATCCGGCGAACCGATAGCCGACGGCAGCGGGCGTCGACCCGAGACGTTCGGCGGGCGCGACGTGCAGACCCTCGGCGCGCAGGACGGCCCGCGGCACGAAATAGGCCGAGGTGGAACGTTCCGATTCGAAGACGATCGTCTTTCCACGAAGGGCTTGGAGACTGTCGATCGGACTGTCGCGGCGCACGAAAAAGACCGTGTGGTACTGCCGTTGCCCCTTACGCCAGATCAGCAAACGCGGCGAAATTTTATCGGTCCGTTTCTGAACGGTCAGGGTCGGCATGACTCCCTCGATGAACGCATCGACATCGCCGGCGTCGATGCGTTGGACGATCTCGTCGATGTCGCGCGCGATGACGAGATCGCCCACGCGAATCCCACGCGCATTCAGTTTCTGCCTCAGATACTCGTTCAGTGGTCCATATTGCGCGATGGCCTCGCTCGGTCGCTCGGGCCGCTCATTGATGACGCCCAAACGAAAAAGCGCTTCCGCCCGCACCGCGAAGGGCGAAAACATGCAGCAGAACAGAAGGGCGATCAAAGGGATGGACGATGTGTCGATTGAATGGGTTGCCAGCAGCCTGTTCTTGATCACAGCTTGACCCCGAATGGAAGCGATCTCGAACATCGCGTCATGTTGAGCATCCTCTAGTCCGCGCATCGCCCCGCCTCTATCGAGGCAACCTAACCCCCACACAGACTTTAGCCGCGGCCGGTCTGGAGAAGCGCATCATGGGACGACACGGGGAATCGCCTCATACGTGCCAAAATAGCGACTAAACATTGCAATGGTATGACAAAGGCTCTCTGTTCGCTCATCCCGCCGGGAGATGCTAAGGTTCCCTCTGTCGTCGAGCCAGAGGAGGTTACGGCCGATCTCCAGACGACGCCGTCTCTGGGCGCGGCGAATGTCCGGAATGCCTTGGCCATATTTGCA is part of the Thiocystis violascens DSM 198 genome and encodes:
- a CDS encoding putative bifunctional diguanylate cyclase/phosphodiesterase, encoding MFPLRGLGARYALLIASILLGAMGFVLALAGYFVFEGTNDLRTELTESFSSIQTAHDRQALQDSGSYLGNRLFDPLYTLDITALNEEIERIKAWLAPEAVLILDAEGRVVTDGTIENRDYARLYPLPDDLMPGEVRIETTDAGRLAHFSIGYGREIAGYARLLISDAHGRALLDNLRDRVEDAWHRFANRFFAIALISILVAIVLSLLLGIKLSVSLSRPLREMSRAVEQYAAGNLEHKLPEWPQDELGALARSLNQMANAQERAREQLMLLANYDNLTRLPNRHLFYDRLRQAISKARRGQHQIALFFLDLDRFKEINDALGHDFGDELLRQVADRLSRVVRDSDTLARMGGDEFTLIVEDVMNDYPLQAIAEKMINALADPFMIEERLLDVSVSIGIAIYPHDADGIDTLIKHADTAMYAAKGQGSGTFRFFTQEMQEAARERLSLEHGLRRAIMREEFNLHFQPLVRADDGRLIAIEALLRWSDGDTPKPTERLIAVLEETGLIAQLTHWVLREATRSLKALQEEGFGELRVCVNLSARQFQQADLLDLIDRVLLEFALPPGQLELEITESTLLDDQVCQSNATQLASRGIRLAIDDFGTGYSSLTYLKRFDVDVLKIDRSFVRDMLEDPGDAQIVAAVLALAAGLGLESVAEGVERSGQKERLSALGCNLIQGYLICRPLPLPELIDWMRAQAQHGVPFVQRNKI
- a CDS encoding phosphate/phosphite/phosphonate ABC transporter substrate-binding protein, whose product is MFSPFAVRAEALFRLGVINERPERPSEAIAQYGPLNEYLRQKLNARGIRVGDLVIARDIDEIVQRIDAGDVDAFIEGVMPTLTVQKRTDKISPRLLIWRKGQRQYHTVFFVRRDSPIDSLQALRGKTIVFESERSTSAYFVPRAVLRAEGLHVAPAERLGSTPAAVGYRFAGSELNQAYWVRAGRVEAGAFNDGDWERVPASIRDDLRIIDRTRPILRWLFSVVTSLEPWVQTAVLEVLTDMHRDPLGQAALDAAERIAKLEDLTDEDRANLAYWSNALFAPD